A single window of Aphidius gifuensis isolate YNYX2018 linkage group LG1, ASM1490517v1, whole genome shotgun sequence DNA harbors:
- the LOC122861020 gene encoding uncharacterized protein LOC122861020, with translation MTKIIFILILCIAHNFVNGKLTDVVQTDKGQVQGKIIKTIHNESFEYAVFRGIPYAKPPLDQLRFQPPVEADAWTKILNATLEASSCPQISEQTGQYSGDEDCLYLNVYTPKISFNETVNDELLAVMVWIYGGGFLAGEIKENFYGPDFLVADNVVVVAMNYRLGALGFLSLDIPEATGNMGLKDQLLALKWVKKNIQKFGGDPKKVTIFGESAGSDSVMLHQLSPASRGLFRGAIGMSGSPLNPWGFAPLSLAVTLAFDFAKYLGINSSNKTQVFNEINALSAEILAVTATDMYFHSNIKGYKNRASFVPFVPTCENPKIAKDIFITESPLRTYESGKFSIIPVILGFTNEEMLSFFPDYENLLRWCIMSEMYYKLLQVDIPSISTALNNVIESKIKDIYLLDESIVFSAINITSNLNFVAGIDSTQQYLTKHSSTVFYYKNSFDYEESMHIIKGINFTGTGHADDLGHFFWQPVMNQNSDPNSRIGIHRTQIIRLWTNFVKYLNPTPSDTKDPLINFTWIPSGTEGLHLEIGNEQFVMKTRPTDETTKAIQASANAFDHADLKLEQSQSTKIKMFKYIFIIFLYYEYVQGELTECIMTDKGPVQGEILTTVHDTSIKYTSFRAIPYAKPPLGQLRFQPPVDVDAWSTTLIARSEATACSQVTKNKYIGNEDCLYLNIYTPWTSFNESKNELLAVMVWIHGGEFIAGEIDSKLYGPDFLIADNVVLVDMNYRLGALGFLSLDIPEATGNMGLKDQVLALKWIQKNIKKFGGDPTKVTLFGQSAGSVSALLHQLSPASKGLFRAIIGMSGSPLNPWGFSSITSAVAQALDVGKELGITTTTKKLLYETLQNATAEQLVFATFNKTGVNLGLPTFKPTYENPSIAKDIFLSECPIRHYESGNYSAVPIILGFTNAEILLFIIGIKNMANTFEASKMHLQSIGLNDYSFINHLDIGLVKDNYLLYRAINETTDLFFVTGIDSTQKYLAKSSTPVYYYRNSFDYNESLHRLDGLNLDGCAHADDLPHIFYFSNRSQSLDPNSRIGIHRSRMIRLWTNFAKYLDPTPNGTDDSSLNMTWSPSNNKGTHLEIGNDKSLSMKPRPTDIFVKLLQKLLRPFKYGTCPRR, from the exons atgactaaaataatttttattttaattctctGCATAGCccataattttgttaatggAAAATTAACAGATGTGGTACAAACTGACAAAGGACAAGTGcaaggaaaaataattaaaactattCATAATGAATCATTTGAATATGCTGTTTTTCGAGGTATACCATATGCAAAACCTCCTCTCGATCAACTTAGATttcag CCACCGGTGGAAGCTGATGCTTGGACAAAAATACTAAATGCCACGTTGGAGGCATCATCGTGTCCACAAATCAGCGAGCAAACTGGTCAATATAGTGGAGATGAAGATTgtctatatttaaatgtttatacaCCGAAG ATATCATTTAATGAGACTGTTAATGATGAATTACTGGCAGTTATGGTATGGATTTATGGAGGAGGTTTTCTTGCAGGTGAAATCAAAGAAAACTTTTATGGACCTGATTTTCTAGTTGCTGATAATGTTGTAGTCGTTGCAATGAACTATCGACTTGGAGCATTAG GATTTTTATCTTTGGATATTCCCGAGGCTACGGGAAATATGGGCCTAAAAGATCAACTACTTGCACTTAAatgggttaaaaaaaatattcaaaaatttggtGGTGATCCGAAAAAAGTGACAATTTTTGGAGAAAGTGCTGGATCAGATTCTGTCATGCTTCATCAACTTTCTCCAGCATCTAGAGGACTATTCAGAGGTGCAATAGGTATGAGTGGAAGCCCATTAAATCCTTGGGGATTCGCACCACTGTCTTTAGCAGTTACACTGGCATTTGACTTTGCTAAATATTTAGGAATTAATTCTTCCAATAAAACACAggtttttaatgaaattaatgcaTTATCAGCTGAAATTTTAGCTGTCACTGCTACAGATATGTATTTCCACAGCAATATCAAAGGATATAAA AATAGAGCTTCATTTGTACCATTTGTACCAACATGTGAAAACCCAAAAATAgctaaagatatatttattactgaGTCTCCATTGAGAACTTATGAATCTGGAAAGTTTTCAATAATACCTGTCATACTTGGATTTACAAATGAAGAAATGCTTAGCTTCTTtccag attatgaaaatttattacgtTGGTGTATAATGAGCgaaatgtattataaattacttCAAGTTGATATTCCATCCATATCAACTGCTTTAAATAATGTCATCGAAAgcaaaataaaagatatatatctATTAGATGAAAGTATTGTATTTTCAGCAATCAAT ataACTTCTAATTTGAATTTCGTTGCTGGTATTGATTCAACACAACAATATCTTACTAAGCATTCTTCTACTGTTTTCTActacaaaaattcatttgactATGAAGAATCAATGCACATAATAAAAGGCATTAACTTTACTG GCACAGGCCATGCGGATGACCTTGGtcattttttttggcaaccagTGATGAATCAAAATTCAGATCCCAACAGTCGTATTGGTATCCACAGAACACAAATTATCAGACTCTGGACAaactttgtaaaatattt AAATCCGACACCAAGTGATACAAAAGATCCACTAATAAATTTCACTTGGATACCATCTGGTACAGAAGGATTACACCTTGAAATTGGCAATGAACAATTTGTCATGAAAACACGACCAACTGATGAAACAACAAAAGCAATTCAAGCTAGTGCCAATGCATTTGATCATGCtgatt TGAAGCTTGAACAGTCTCAatcaactaaaataaaaatgtttaaatatatatttataatttttttatattacgaATACGTCCAAGGAGAATTAACAGAATGTATAATGACTGATAAAGGACCAGTTCAAGGTGAAATTTTAACGACAGTCCACGAtacatcaattaaatatacgtCATTTCGTGCTATACCATATGCGAAACCTCCTCTTGGTCAACTTAGATTTCAG ccTCCGGTGGATGTTGATGCATGGTCCACAACACTTATTGCCAGATCAGAGGCTACAGCATGTTCTCAAGTAACTAAAAACAAGTATATTGGCAACGAGGACTGTCTCtatctaaatatttatacaccATGG ACGTCATTCaatgaaagtaaaaatgaattacTTGCTGTGATGGTGTGGATTCATGGAGGTGAATTTATAGCTGGTGAAATTGATAGCAAGCTTTATGGAcctgattttttaattgctgATAATGTTGTGCTTGTTGATATGAATTACCGACTTGGAGCGTTGG gGTTTTTATCGTTGGATATTCCTGAGGCTACAGGAAATATGGGCTTAAAGGATCAAGTGCTTGCATTAAAAtggatacaaaaaaatattaaaaaatttggtgGTGATCCAACCAAAGTAACGTTATTTGGACAAAGTGCTGGATCAGTTTCAGCATTGTTACATCAACTATCACCAGCATCTAAAGGACTATTTAGAGCTATTATAGGCATGAGTGGTAGTCCACTTAATCCATGGGGTTTTAGTTCAATCACATCAGCAGTTGCACAAGCATTGGATGTTGGCAAAGAACTTggaattacaacaacaacaaaaaaattactttatgAAACACTACAAAATGCAACAGCCGAGCAACTTGTTTTTgcaacatttaataaaaccgga gTGAATTTAGGGTTGCCGACATTTAAACCAACTTATGAAAATCCAAGTATCgccaaagatatttttttatctgaatgTCCAATTAGACATTATGAATCAGGAAATTATTCAGCTGTACCAATAATACTTGGTTTTACAAATGCtgaaatacttttatttattatcg GTATTAAAAATATGGCAAATACATTTGAAGCTAGCAAAATGCATCTTCAATCAATTGGCTTGaatgattattcatttattaatcatttagaTATTGGACTAGTTAAAGATAACTATCTTCTTTACAGAGCTATaaat GAAACcactgatttattttttgtcactgGAATTGACTCAACACAAAAATATCTTGCTAAAAGTTCAACTCCGGTATATTATTATAGAAATTCTTTTGATTATAATGAATCACTTCATCGACTTGATGGTCTCAATCTCGATG gcTGTGCCCATGCAGATGACCTcccacatattttttatttttcaaatagaaGTCAATCATTAGATCCTAACAGTCGTATTGGAATTCATCGTTCGAGAATGATTAGATTATGGACAAACTTTGCAAAATATCT AGATCCTACACCAAATGGTACAGACGATTCCTCGTTAAATATGACATGGAGTCCATCAAATAATAAAGGAACACATTTAGAAATTGGAAATGATAAATCGCTATCTATGAAACCACGACcaactgatatttttgttaaattattgcaAAAGTTATTGCGCCCTTTTAAATATGGGACTTGTCCAAGGCGTTGA
- the LOC122857561 gene encoding histone H4-like: MTGRGKGSKGLGKGGAKRHRKVLRDNIQGITKPAIRRLARRGGVKRISGLIYEETRGVLKMFLENVIRDAVTYTEHAKRKTVIAMDVVYALKRQGRILYGFGG, encoded by the coding sequence ATGACTGGCCGTGGCAAAGGAAGCAAAGGATTGGGCAAAGGAGGCGCCAAGCGTCATCGTAAAGTCTTGCGTGACAACATCCAAGGAATAACCAAGCCAGCTATCCGTCGTCTTGCTCGTCGTGGAGGTGTTAAACGTATCTCTGGATTAATCTACGAAGAAACTCGTGGTGTACTCAAAATGTTCCTTGAAAACGTCATCCGTGATGCAGTTACATACACCGAGCACGCTAAGAGGAAAACAGTCATTGCCATGGACGTCGTCTACGCGTTGAAACGTCAAGGACGCATACTCTATGGTTTTGGAGGATAG
- the LOC122856509 gene encoding nuclear pore complex protein Nup214 gives MIKIAPNPVDYKEFQFKQSSLRNVSDNIQNIPFGCNLIASDDKRGLLYIGNNNKLMVVKCHDNGTNENWKHEHQLPQQIARISLSCDNTYIGVTFSRSTAQIFSASSITKNNLELLHEIQLSSFNQNVFGYDLRWNPVIPGMFCTIASDHCIGSFAIKVEQKAKVGVVAMENIQGIDAMCVAWSPKGKQLVVGCKNGSIVQLKPELKVARTITGPTPAIGEIVAIVWITNYQFCAAYANVNERQINVCIVDAPKGETKGIYTAYDDITYGMVEPGGDWYPRYYFEFVPEWNIIITASGNSSEIAILGSSDKGVTWVSWALQEGSVAQLPVRAIENFPVGLTIDKSSEILLPYNDDFLPHSMPILHILCTTGQLLGYHMVNLLPNTPSLCTPPSEPLTITPPPRMSILPTELSFSISAASTPRAKQNFDTEKPKTLPATNLFGQSQKPITTMPISIQQNQQVQQPQPTQQTRQTQQSLQSQYIQQFQQPQISTVPAPKNELKIPNPRMEKIETQPPPPPPSAPSIVKENPPAASKTLDKASVDKVCHRAFVEEYKNFEKELKTKIHNLSIQCGTEEEKKILTSQTAVIEAFLRELRETTNGLVSDVAYLNGLLYQSLAWIEEIKSRNSASPNENTRDRHDRSKIKELQRSYCHTQNLLVQAMKALDMEWIEYQSREKSKLKIPNLEFIYQSLKKHSEIIAHEKTEIENIIKKWNTLKRGNEVSSLNQSMTKLNLTKSPNLTDTRLTGEIGMIKARCQTIANNTKNFNNNKQNKLRSLMMQTKPKVIKVINPSPVQDRLEKALSSLATLSPLPPSSQQKTIKTLSSVSELSKINSTQVLNTNTNTNTNRINSTHTVKLTSKPVNISVQPTLSAAATSAQKSNVQNSLTSLENMVPKISTTVDSQTLNTGRSIASTITTLSPPFGNSPKPNQSMQFSVKNLSQSSCLPTIQTPTSTAFSKGLPISFGSSEPPKHQENFGSTVSKDINQKTDLTFGIKESGTSQNSSSNIFSSDNIFKTSLPPGMTISKVEVPAQSQPTSILATSLSSVIKETTTPTSKPTIFSFSSNSQPVATSKPIITKTETLPSFSFTPKSTGDTSVFSFASNSTPVSSSTNQSQSQTLNLTGLSMGLTDKSISQPQSTTMTTTTTTTTTIFGKTTVSSTPSVLPLQQTKTTAPLPSGISIEKNQTNIQSVSTGALASPVIPSPFGDGTSTANTPVSKPTNIFATATAAAATTTTTTTTTITTGALSSSIFGGISSNTPTTTSVTSPFGASTTTAVPATTNSSIFGGSPSFSQSTVSTPATTSTSTVFSSSSFSSMLNNSMSNITFGQPPTTTTTTNATTGSLIKDTPSNIFGGATQNNVATGSIFGSVPATPSTGIFGGALNTNAPQSSSIFGGSVSTPATNVNTPQSGSIFGSNTPSLAPSVFGTPSSVPTSSIFGGGSGNSFQKPATNVFGGAPAFGSAPVMQPLSPGSTSTFGGAPAFGSKPVFGSPVAFGASDNTFGGSTFGSSASFGSQPVLGGGSSMGSSTFEALAGQNNGGLSFGSLAQKSPEKPPQFSGGTSFSSWR, from the exons atgaTTAAAATTGCACCAAATCCAGTGGATTataag gaatttcaatttaaacaatcatCACTACGTAATGTATctgataatattcaaaatataccATTTGGTTGCAATTTAATTGCTTCAGATGATAAACGAGGCCTTTTATACataggaaataataataaattgatggtAGTAAAATGCCATGATAATggaacaaatgaaaattggaAACATGAACATCAATTACCTCAACAAATAGCAAGAATATCATTGAGCTGTGATAATACATATATTGGTGTAACATTTAGTCGTTCAACAGCTCAAATATTTAGTGCatcatcaataacaaaaaataatttagaattatTACATGAAATTCAACTGTCATCATTTAATCAAAATGTATTTGGTTATGATTTACGTTGGAATCCAGTAATACCTGGTATGTTTTGTACAATTGCAAGTGATCATTGTATTGGTTCTTTTGCAATTAAAGTTGAACAAAAAGCAAAAGTTGGTGTTGTTGCTATGGAAAATATACAAGGTATTGATGCAATGTGTGTTGCATGGAGTCCAAAAGGTAAACAACTTGTTGTTGGTTGTAAAAATGGTAGTATTGTACAATTAAAACCAGAATTAAAAGTTGCTAGAACAATAACAGGACCAACACCAGCAATTGGTGAAATTGTTGCAATAGTATGGAtaacaaattatcaattttgtgCTGCATATGCAAATGTAAATGAACGTCAAATAAATGTATGTATTGTTGATGCACCAAAAGGTGAAACAAAAGGTATATATACAGCATATGATGATATAACTTACGGTATGGTTGAACCAGGTGGTGATTGGTATCCacgttattattttgaatttgtaCCAGAatggaatattattattactgcaAGTGGTAATAGTAGTGAAATTGCTATTCTTGGATCATCTGATAAAGGTGTTACTTGGGTATCATGGGCTTTACAAGAGGGTTCAGTTGCTCAATTGCCAGTTCGtgctattgaaaattttccagTTGGTTTGACAATTGACAAATCATCCGAAATTTTATTGCcatataatgatgattttttaccaCATTCAATGccaattttacatattttatgtACTACTGGACAATTACTTGGTTATCATATGGTTAATCTTTTACCAAATACACCATCATTATGTACACCACCATCTGAGCCATTAACAATAACTCCACCACCGAGAATGAGTATTTTACCAACAGAATTATCATTCAGTATTAGTGCAGCAAGTACACCAAGAGcaaaacaaaattttgataCTGAAAAACCAAAAACTTTACCagctacaaatttatttggtcAAAGTCAAAAACCAATTACAACAATGCCAATATcaattcaacaaaatcaacaagttCAACAACCTCAACCAACTCAACAAACTAGACAAACTCAACAAAGTCTACAATCtcaatatattcaacaatttcaaCAACCTCAAATTTCAACAGTACCAGCtccaaaaaatgaattaaaaattccaaatccacgtatggaaaaaattgaaactcaaccaccaccaccaccaccatcagcACCGTCTATTGTCAAAGAAAATCCACCAGCTGCATCAAAAACACTGGATAAAGCAAGTGTTGATAAAGTATGTCATCGTGCATTTGTAGaagaatacaaaaattttgaaaaagaattaaaaacaaaaatacataatttatctattcaaTGTGGaactgaagaagaaaaaaaaattcttacttCTCAGACAGCTGTTATTGAAGCATTTTTACGAGAATTAAGAGAAACAACAAATGGTCTTGTAAGTGATGTTGCATATTTAAATGGTCTTTTGTATCAATCATTAGCCTGgattgaagaaattaaatcaCGAAATTCAGCAAGTCCAAATGAAAATACACGTGATCGTCATGATCgtagtaaaataaaagaattacaACGTTCATATTGTCATACACAAAATTTACTTGTTCAAGCAATGAAAGCACTTGATATGGAATGGATTGAATATCAATCAcgtgaaaaatcaaaattaaaaattccaaatttagaatttatttatcaaagtttaaaaaaacattcagaAATTATTGCTCATGAAAAAactgaaattgaaaatataattaaaaaatggaataCATTAAAAAGAGGTAATGAAGTATCAAGtttaaatcaatcaatgacaaaattaaatttaacaaaaagtcCAAATTTAACTGATACAAGATTAACTGGTGAAATTGGAATGATTAAAGCTCGTTGTCAAACAATtgcaaataatacaaaaaattttaataataataaacaaaataaactaCGTTCTTTAATGATGCAAACAAAGCCAAAAGTTATAAAAGTCATTAATCCATCACCAGTTCAAGATAGATTAGAAAAAGCATTATCATCATTGGCAACTTTAAGTCCACTTCCTCCCTCatcacaacaaaaaacaattaaaactttGTCATCTGTCtctgaattatcaaaaattaattcaacacaagtattaaatacaaatacaaatacaaatacaaatagaaTTAATTCTACACATACTGTTAAATTGACATCTAAACCAGTCAATATATCAGTTCAACCGACTTTGTCTGCTGCTGCTACTTCAGCTCAAAAATCAAATGTACAAAATTCATTAACATCACTTGAAAATATGGTTCCAAAAATTAGTACAACAGTTGATTCACAAACATTAAATACTGGACGTTCAATTGCTTCAACTATTACTACTCTTTCACCACCATTTGGAAATTCTCCAAAACCAAATCAATCAATGCAATTttctgttaaaaatttaagtcAATCAAGCTGTTTACCAACCATTCAAACTCCAACATCAACTGCATTTTCAAAGGGATTACCAATATCTTTTGGTTCTTCTGAACCACCAAAACATCAAGAAAACTTTGGAAGCACAGTATCCAAagatataaatcaaaaaactGATTTGACATTTGGCATAAAAGAATCAGGAACAAGtcaaaattcatcatcaaatatattttcatctgataatatatttaagacATCTTTGCCACCAGGAATGACAATAAGTAAAGTTGAAGTACCAGCTCAAAGTCAACCTACTAGCATACTTGCAACTTCATTATCATCAGTAATAAAAGAAACAACAACTCCAACATCAAAACCaactatttttagtttttcaagtAATTCTCAACCAGTTGCAACGTCAAAAccaattataacaaaaactGAAACACTTCcaagtttttcttttactcCAAAATCTACTGGAGATACTTCAGTATTTTCATTTGCATCAAATTCAACACCTGTTTCATCATCAACTAATCAATCACAATCtcaaacattaaatttaactgGACTTTCAATGGGGCTTACTGATAAATCTATTTCTCAACCTCAGTCAACAACaatgacaacaacaacaacaacaactacaacaaTATTTGGAAAAACTACTGTGTCATCAACACCATCAGTATTACCAttacaacaaacaaaaacaacagcaCCATTGCCAAGCggtatttcaattgaaaaaaatcaaaccaATATACAATCAGTTTCAACAGGAGCACTAGCATCACCAGTAATACCATCACCATTTGGTGATGGAACAAGTACTGCAAATACTCCAGTGAGTAAACcaacaaatatatttgcaacagcaacagcagcagcagcaacaacaacaactacaacaactacaacaataacaactgGAGCATTATCATCTTCTATTTTTGGAGGAATATCATCAAATACACCAACAACTACTTCAGTAACTTCTCCTTTTGGAGCATCAACTACAACAGCTGTACCAGCAACTAccaattcatcaatatttggaGGATCACCATCATTTTCACAGTCAACAGTATCAACGCCAGCAACTACTTCAACAAGCACAGTCTTTTCAAGTTCTAGCTTTAgttcaatgttaaataattcaatgtcTAATATCACTTTTGGAcaaccaccaacaacaacaacaacaacaaatgctACAACAGGAAGCCTTATCAAAGATACACCGTCAAATATATTTGGAGGTGCAACTCAAAATAACGTTGCAACTGGTTCAATTTTTGGCTCAGTGCCAGCTACACCGTCTACTGGGATTTTTGGTGGTGCTTTGAATACAAATGCACCTCAAAGTAGTTCAATATTTGGTGGTAGTGTATCAACACCAGCTACAAATGTCAACACACCTCAAAGTGGTTCAATATTTGGTAGTAACACACCGTCACTTGCTCCATCAGTATTTGGTACACCTTCAAGTGTACCAACAAGTTCAATATTCGGTGGTGGTAGTGGTAATAGTTTTCAAAAACCAGCAACAAATGTTTTTGGTGGTGCTCCAGCATTTGGCTCAGCACCAGTAATGCAACCATTATCACCAGGTTCAACCTCAACATTTGGTGGTGCTCCAGCATTTGGTTCAAAACCAGTTTTTGGATCACCCGTGGCATTTGGTGCTAGTGATAATACATTTGGTGGTTCGACATTTGGTAGTTCAGCAAGTTTTGGTTCACAACCAGTACTTGGTGGTGGATCATCAATGGGAAGTAGTACATTTGAAGCGTTAGCTGGTCAAAATAATGGTGGACTTTCATTTGGTAGTTTGGCACAAAAAAGTCCAGAAAAACCACCACAATTTTCGGGTGGTACTTCATTCTCCAGTTGGAGATAA